In Brevinematales bacterium, one genomic interval encodes:
- a CDS encoding DUF438 domain-containing protein, with translation MNIKELPYETIEAILDALSIDISFVDAEDTVKYFNTPKKGRVFPRSKLDLQRKVQNCHPPQSLDKVNTILDGFRNGTREDAPFWLQLHGKFLKIDYFPVRDADGKYLGTLEMLQDATELRALEGEKKLLD, from the coding sequence ATGAATATCAAAGAATTGCCTTATGAGACTATCGAGGCTATACTGGACGCGCTATCGATAGATATTTCGTTCGTGGACGCGGAGGATACGGTGAAGTATTTCAACACGCCCAAGAAGGGACGGGTATTCCCGCGCTCGAAGCTCGACCTTCAGCGGAAGGTGCAGAACTGTCATCCGCCTCAGAGTCTGGATAAGGTGAATACCATTCTCGACGGGTTCCGTAACGGGACGCGCGAGGATGCCCCGTTCTGGCTGCAGCTTCACGGGAAGTTCCTGAAAATCGATTATTTCCCGGTAAGGGACGCGGACGGGAAATATCTCGGTACGCTGGAAATGCTTCAGGATGCGACGGAGTTGAGGGCGTTGGAGGGAGAAAAGAAACTGCTGGACTAA